In Agrobacterium tumefaciens, a single genomic region encodes these proteins:
- a CDS encoding SIMPL domain-containing protein, with protein MKTKTARLFALTALTAAAMMPLAAQVSAQEASPREATISVSGEGQAAIAPDMAILSFSVVKQAETAAAALTENSKALADVLKALKEAAIEDRDLQTSNFSVQPLYKHYEPKDGVYVAPEITGYQVSNGLTVRVRDLKKLGTILDTSVKLGINQGGDITFTNDKPEATVTEARKQAVADAIAKAKTLTEAAGVKLGRVIQISENTQRPMPVPAGMMRASMMKEADSVPIASGENNYSVVVNVTFALDQ; from the coding sequence ATGAAGACAAAAACGGCCCGCCTTTTCGCACTCACCGCATTGACCGCGGCGGCCATGATGCCGCTTGCCGCCCAGGTATCTGCGCAGGAGGCCTCCCCGCGCGAAGCCACCATCAGTGTTTCCGGCGAAGGCCAGGCGGCCATCGCGCCCGATATGGCGATCCTTTCCTTCAGCGTCGTCAAACAGGCGGAAACCGCAGCGGCGGCGCTGACGGAAAATTCCAAGGCGCTCGCCGATGTCCTGAAGGCGCTGAAAGAGGCCGCCATCGAAGATCGCGACCTGCAGACGAGCAATTTCTCGGTACAACCGCTTTACAAGCATTATGAGCCCAAGGACGGCGTTTATGTTGCGCCTGAGATCACCGGCTATCAGGTTTCCAACGGCCTGACGGTGCGGGTGCGTGACCTGAAGAAGCTGGGCACAATCCTCGATACCTCCGTCAAGCTCGGCATCAACCAGGGCGGCGACATCACCTTCACCAACGACAAGCCCGAAGCCACGGTGACCGAAGCCCGCAAGCAGGCCGTTGCCGACGCCATCGCCAAGGCGAAGACGCTGACGGAAGCGGCGGGCGTGAAGCTCGGCCGTGTCATTCAGATCAGCGAAAACACGCAGCGCCCCATGCCGGTACCGGCGGGCATGATGCGTGCTTCGATGATGAAGGAAGCCGACAGCGTGCCGATCGCTTCGGGTGAGAACAACTACAGCGTGGTGGTCAACGTCACCTTCGCGCTCGACCAGTAA